The following is a genomic window from Bordetella sp. H567.
CATCGCCGACGTGATGCTTGTGGCTGAAGGGTATGGGCTGGGCGACCGCGACGCCGCCGGCCACGGGCGCATTCATCTGCCAGACGACCACTGCGATCGACACGGCGAGAAGTCCCGCGGTGCCTATCAGCACCAGCTTTACGCACAGGACTGCGGCTTTATCGAATACCTGGCTCATTGCCCCATGCGGCTGTCTGCTGCGCCCTTGAAGAAATCCTGGGGGTTTTTCAGCCGGGGACGATACCCGGCAAAGACCCTGAAAAACACGGAAAAATCGCGCGCAGCACAGCAAGCGCCGTGCCTTCGCACGGCGCCATTCATTCAGCTTTTCGTCAATCGACAGGGGCGTGTCGTAAGGCGGCGCGATGCTTGCAAGCCGCCTTCAAAACCATGACAGGGGCGCGCGCGGCCGACAATCCGCGGCGTGCGCCCGAGCGGCGGAACCGCCGCCTAGCGGAGCAGTCCGCGGCGCGCCAGGTTGGCGTACAGCTTGCGCACGCCGTAGGTCCACGGCGGGATCTCGGTGCATATCCGTACCGTATTGACCAGCTTGCCCAGGCCCGGGGAAGCGATCGTTACGCGGTCGCCCACCTTGTGGGTGAAGCCGCTGCCCGGCGTGCCGCGGTCCTGGATAGGCGAAAACATCGTGCCCAGGAACAGCATGAAGCCATCCGGATACTGGTGGTGGCGGCCGTAGGTCTGCGCCACCAGTTCCAATGGGTCCCTGCTGATCTCGCGCATATGGCTGACGCCGTTCAGCACGAAGCCGTCATCCTGGCCCTCGATCAGCAGCGACACGCTGTCGTCGCGCACGTCGTCGATGCCATAGTGCGCATCGAACAGGCGGATGAAGGGACCGATGGCGCAGGAGCCGTTGTTGTCCTTCGCCTTGCCGAGCAGCAGCGCGCTGCGGCCTTCGATGTCGCGCAGATTGACATCGTTGCCCAGGGCGGCGCCCACGGTTTCGCCGCGGCTGTTCACGGCCAGCACGATCTCCGGTTCGGGGTTGTTCCATTCGGACGCGGGCAGCAGGCCGACATCGGCGCCGAAGCCCACCGCCGACATGGGCTGCGATTTGGAAAACACTTCGGCGTCGGTGCCGATGCCCACTTCCATGTACTGGGACCAGGCGCCACGGCTGATCAGGGTTTCCTTCAGCCGCAGCGCGCCCTCCGATCCGGGCTTGATGCGGCGCAGGTCGGTGCCCAGGGTTTCCTGCAGCGTCGCGCGCATGGCTTGCGCGGCGCCGGCGTCGCCGCCCGTGCGCTCCTCGA
Proteins encoded in this region:
- a CDS encoding fumarylacetoacetate hydrolase family protein yields the protein MTNNNDLDYLPRDAAHATLVGRVWRPAPIDGPSIVAVRNGLVYDITATAPTMADLLDHPDPADVARSAPGESLGPVGPLLQASIRHGGADAAAHPAAMTLLAPCDVQAIKACGVTFAVSLLERLIEERTGGDAGAAQAMRATLQETLGTDLRRIKPGSEGALRLKETLISRGAWSQYMEVGIGTDAEVFSKSQPMSAVGFGADVGLLPASEWNNPEPEIVLAVNSRGETVGAALGNDVNLRDIEGRSALLLGKAKDNNGSCAIGPFIRLFDAHYGIDDVRDDSVSLLIEGQDDGFVLNGVSHMREISRDPLELVAQTYGRHHQYPDGFMLFLGTMFSPIQDRGTPGSGFTHKVGDRVTIASPGLGKLVNTVRICTEIPPWTYGVRKLYANLARRGLLR